Proteins from one Mucilaginibacter jinjuensis genomic window:
- the rplV gene encoding 50S ribosomal protein L22 produces the protein MEATTKIKKSVLIRQQKEAAKAVVGGASIAKLQNCPTSPRKMRLVVDLIRGMNVEKALYTLKFTNKEAAIRVEKLLLSAIKNWEAKNEGKRVEDSNLFVKEVSVGGGRQLKRLRPAPQGRGYRIRKRSNHVTLIVDSKTEIN, from the coding sequence ATGGAAGCAACAACTAAAATCAAAAAGTCTGTATTGATCAGACAACAGAAAGAAGCTGCAAAAGCTGTTGTAGGCGGCGCTTCTATCGCAAAACTGCAAAACTGCCCAACTTCTCCGCGCAAAATGCGCTTAGTAGTTGATCTGATTCGCGGTATGAATGTAGAGAAAGCTTTATATACATTAAAGTTTACAAATAAAGAAGCGGCTATCCGTGTTGAGAAACTGTTATTATCAGCTATCAAAAACTGGGAAGCTAAAAACGAAGGCAAACGTGTTGAGGATAGCAATTTATTTGTGAAAGAAGTTTCTGTAGGCGGTGGCCGTCAGTTAAAAAGACTTCGCCCGGCCCCACAAGGCCGTGGATACCGTATCCGTAAGCGCTCAAATCACGTAACACTTATTGTGGACAGTAAAACAGAAATCAATTAA
- the rpsQ gene encoding 30S ribosomal protein S17: MERNLRKTRTGLVVSNKMEKSIVVAVERKVKHPIYGKFLKKTTKFMAHDETNTCGIGDTVLIMETRPLSKSKNWRLVQILERAK, encoded by the coding sequence ATGGAAAGAAATTTAAGAAAAACACGTACCGGGCTGGTAGTAAGCAATAAGATGGAAAAATCTATTGTGGTGGCTGTGGAACGTAAGGTGAAACACCCTATCTACGGTAAGTTCCTGAAAAAAACTACCAAATTTATGGCTCACGATGAGACTAATACCTGTGGTATTGGTGATACCGTATTGATTATGGAAACACGCCCGTTGAGCAAAAGCAAAAACTGGAGATTAGTTCAAATTTTAGAAAGGGCTAAATAA
- the rpsC gene encoding 30S ribosomal protein S3: MGQKAHPIGNRLGIIRGWDSNWFGGDNYSDKLVEDEKIRKYLSVRIAKGGVSKVVIERTLKRITVTIHTARPGIVIGKGGQEVDKIKEELKKLTKKDVQINIFEIKRPELDAQLVAEGIAKQLEARISFRRAMKTSIASTMRMGAEGIKIMTSGRLGGAEMARTEQYKEGRIPLHTFRADIDYALAEALTTYGKIGIKVWICKGEVYGKRDLSPNIGAASSSSGKGGRPEGAANFGARGERDNRGGGERRGGGDRRGGQGGGDRRNSGGPGNNNQRGGGNRPGGQNRQGGGSRPAGNR, translated from the coding sequence ATGGGACAAAAAGCACATCCAATAGGTAACAGATTAGGGATCATCAGAGGATGGGATTCTAATTGGTTCGGCGGTGACAACTACTCTGATAAATTAGTTGAAGATGAAAAAATCCGCAAATACCTTTCTGTACGTATCGCTAAAGGCGGCGTATCTAAAGTAGTTATTGAGCGTACATTAAAACGTATTACCGTTACTATACATACTGCCCGTCCGGGTATTGTTATTGGCAAAGGCGGCCAGGAAGTTGACAAGATCAAGGAAGAGTTAAAGAAACTGACTAAAAAGGATGTTCAAATTAACATTTTCGAGATCAAACGTCCTGAGCTTGACGCGCAACTGGTTGCAGAGGGTATCGCTAAGCAATTAGAAGCAAGGATCTCTTTCCGTCGTGCCATGAAAACTTCGATAGCTTCAACCATGAGAATGGGTGCTGAAGGTATCAAGATAATGACATCAGGCCGTTTAGGCGGTGCAGAGATGGCCCGTACCGAGCAATATAAAGAGGGAAGGATTCCGTTACATACCTTCCGCGCTGATATTGACTATGCATTGGCAGAAGCATTAACTACCTATGGTAAAATAGGTATCAAAGTGTGGATTTGCAAAGGCGAGGTATATGGCAAACGTGATCTTTCTCCAAACATTGGTGCAGCAAGCAGCAGCAGCGGTAAGGGCGGTCGTCCTGAAGGTGCAGCAAACTTTGGCGCACGTGGTGAAAGAGATAACCGCGGTGGTGGTGAGCGCAGAGGCGGCGGCGACCGTAGAGGTGGCCAAGGCGGCGGCGATCGCAGAAACAGCGGAGGTCCGGGTAATAATAACCAACGTGGAGGCGGTAATCGCCCAGGTGGCCAAAACCGTCAAGGTGGTGGTAGCCGTCCAGCTGGTAACAGATAA
- the rplP gene encoding 50S ribosomal protein L16: MLQPKRTKFRKMQKGKMKGNASRGAELSFGSFGIKSLEPAWITSRQIEAARIAVTRFMKREGQVWIRIFPDKPVTKKPAEVRMGKGKGAPEYWVAVVRPGRIIFEAEGVPLEVAKEALRLAAQKLPIQTRFVVRRDYAEA, encoded by the coding sequence ATGCTACAGCCAAAAAGAACGAAGTTCAGAAAGATGCAAAAAGGCAAAATGAAAGGCAACGCCAGTCGCGGCGCTGAGCTTTCATTTGGATCTTTCGGTATAAAATCACTCGAGCCGGCCTGGATTACCAGCCGCCAGATCGAGGCTGCACGTATTGCTGTAACACGTTTCATGAAACGTGAAGGCCAGGTGTGGATCAGGATTTTCCCTGACAAGCCTGTTACTAAAAAACCTGCAGAGGTACGTATGGGTAAAGGTAAAGGTGCCCCAGAATATTGGGTAGCAGTTGTACGCCCGGGACGTATCATTTTTGAGGCCGAAGGTGTGCCTTTAGAAGTTGCCAAAGAAGCTCTGCGCCTGGCAGCACAGAAATTGCCGATACAAACTCGTTTTGTAGTGCGCAGAGATTACGCAGAGGCATAA
- the rpmC gene encoding 50S ribosomal protein L29, with the protein MKNSEILSLSTEELTARIGEERNNLTKLKFAHAVSAIENPTRITKVRKDVARLNTELTKRKAAANSGKE; encoded by the coding sequence ATGAAAAACTCAGAAATTTTAAGCCTGTCAACTGAAGAGTTGACCGCAAGAATTGGCGAGGAAAGGAACAATCTCACTAAGTTGAAATTTGCTCACGCTGTTTCGGCTATTGAAAATCCAACCCGTATTACAAAAGTACGCAAGGATGTTGCTCGTTTAAATACAGAATTAACCAAGCGTAAAGCCGCAGCCAATTCTGGAAAAGAATAA
- the rpsS gene encoding 30S ribosomal protein S19, whose amino-acid sequence MARSIKKGPYIDFNLERKVLVLNESNKKSVVKTWSRRSMISPDFVGHTFAVHNGNKFIPVYVTENMVGHKLGEFAPTRTFRGHAEKKK is encoded by the coding sequence ATGGCTCGTTCAATTAAAAAAGGACCTTATATTGATTTCAACCTGGAAAGAAAAGTTCTTGTCCTGAATGAATCAAATAAAAAATCAGTTGTAAAAACATGGTCAAGACGTTCCATGATATCTCCTGACTTCGTTGGTCATACATTCGCAGTACACAACGGTAACAAGTTTATCCCTGTGTACGTAACAGAAAACATGGTTGGTCACAAGCTGGGAGAGTTTGCACCAACCCGTACATTCCGTGGTCACGCAGAAAAGAAAAAATAA
- the rplB gene encoding 50S ribosomal protein L2, with protein MAVKRFKPVTPGTRFRVGADYSDVTTNVPEKSLVVSHKKSGGRNNTGKMTMRYIGGGHKKSYRLIDFKRNKFDIPAKVTTIEYDPNRSARIALLTYVDGEKRYMIAPEGLQVGQTVLSGEAVAPEVGNTLPLKAIPLGSIIHNIELNPGQGGTIARSAGTYAQLSARDGKYAIIKLPSGETRMILATCLATIGTVSNAEKANEVLGKAGRKRWLGRRPRVRGVAMNPVDHPMGGGEGRSSGGHPRSRKGLLAKGYKTRDKKKTSDRYIIERRKK; from the coding sequence ATGGCAGTTAAAAGATTTAAACCGGTTACGCCGGGTACCCGCTTCAGAGTTGGTGCCGATTATTCGGACGTAACAACCAATGTGCCTGAAAAGTCACTGGTTGTATCGCACAAGAAATCAGGTGGTCGTAACAATACCGGTAAAATGACCATGCGTTATATCGGTGGGGGACATAAGAAATCATACCGATTGATCGACTTCAAGCGTAACAAATTCGACATTCCCGCGAAAGTTACCACTATTGAGTACGATCCAAACCGTTCAGCACGTATCGCCCTGTTAACTTATGTTGATGGTGAGAAACGTTACATGATCGCTCCTGAAGGATTACAAGTTGGACAAACTGTATTATCAGGCGAAGCTGTTGCACCAGAAGTTGGTAACACGTTACCACTAAAGGCTATCCCGCTTGGTTCGATCATCCACAACATTGAACTTAATCCTGGTCAGGGTGGCACCATTGCACGCTCTGCAGGTACTTACGCACAACTGTCTGCACGTGATGGCAAATATGCTATCATCAAATTGCCTTCTGGCGAAACCCGTATGATCCTGGCTACCTGCCTTGCAACCATCGGTACTGTTTCGAATGCCGAGAAAGCAAACGAAGTGTTAGGTAAAGCCGGCCGTAAACGCTGGTTGGGCCGCAGACCAAGAGTACGTGGTGTTGCTATGAACCCTGTCGATCACCCTATGGGTGGTGGTGAAGGCCGTTCATCAGGAGGTCACCCTCGTTCACGTAAAGGTTTATTAGCTAAAGGCTACAAAACTCGTGACAAAAAGAAAACATCGGATCGTTATATCATTGAAAGAAGGAAAAAATAA